From the genome of Biomphalaria glabrata chromosome 1, xgBioGlab47.1, whole genome shotgun sequence, one region includes:
- the LOC106073347 gene encoding uncharacterized protein LOC106073347 — translation MDTGRQASEVPIRPVRSYTQYNGFSMPVTFLDGSYLTATSYGQEGEATLRGTKPVSRPRPQQFEKTSLPQLSPRHQVTTHYVHDHGVFTSTMPRITGNYVIHPDWVSEKPRLRRTRSLRQL, via the exons ATGGATACCGGAAGACAAGCATCAGAGGTTCCCATCAGGCCCGTCAGGTCGTACACTCAGTACAACGGCTTCTCTATGCCTGTCACCTTTTTGGACGGCTCCTACTTGACGGCCACAAGCTACGGCCAGGAAGGAGAGGCAACTCTACG AGGGACAAAGCCTGTGAGTCGACCTCGGCCCCAGCAATTTGAGAAGACTTCCTTACCCCAGTTAAGCCCAAGGCATCAGGTTACGACCCATTACGTCCACGACCATGGCGTATTTACT tcCACCATGCCACGGATCACCGGAAATTACGTCATTCACCCGGACTGGGTATCAGAAAAACCTCGGCTGAGAAGAACAAGATCTCTGAGACAACTctaa
- the LOC106078005 gene encoding uncharacterized protein LOC106078005, protein MITLENSVRMRKSMLGQRRLKKIKVLATFGLLTLILLYVLWTVWIERLVPAAWLNTDTGHLYQVVTDFQDFDVDNPLTEYGDLSDQMKPNLSLYEELILERQAVFQQYHDLVKRFQPSNDLQDSTFQLIQQFQPILEPVEAARLVFTLDTFVRACSQRNLVYFMTEASLMGALRHHGLIPWDDDIDIAMSSRQWREIRDALGNIEGFQLYAPRASQWKFFMSSASSFPDKPFKFPYLDIFFYAEDETHAWAITKGLKHDLIYKKTDVFPLRFRPFEHLLVPVPCNLDLLVRSSHDIDLCVTPEYIHKTNRNVRLPEQTSVSCSLLHGVYPFVWVSKSARAGYVDEYLMLGDAVLHKVSVVDGCSVCT, encoded by the exons ATGATCACTTTAGAGAACAGTGTGCGCATGCGTAA GTCAATGCTGGGTCAACGAcgattgaagaaaataaaagtgttggCGACATTTGGTCTGTTGACCCTGATCTTACTGTACGTCCTGTGGACAgtgtggattgaacgtttggtGCCCGCGGCCTGGCTAAACACGGACACTGGTCATCTGTACCAGGTGGTCACTGACTTTCAAGATTTTGACGTGGATAACCCATTGACAGAATATGGCGACTTATCTGACCAAATGAAA CCCAATTTGTCTCTGTATGAAGAACTTATTCTAGAACGTCAAGCCGTGTTCCAACAGTATCATGACCTCGTGAAACGTTTCCAACCAAGTAATGACCTTCAGGACTCAACCTTTCAACTGATTCAACAATTCCAGCCCATCTTGGAGCCGGTGGAGGCAGCACGTCTGGTCTTTACTCTGGACACTTTTGTTCGCGCCTGCAGTCAACGAAACCTTGTTTATTTCATGACAGAGGCGTCTCTCATGGGTGCGCTGCGTCATCACGGCCTCATCCCGTGGGACGACGACATTGACATCGCCATGAGCTCCAGACAGTGGAGAGAAATTCGGGACGCGCTGGGAAATATTGAAGGCTTTCAGCTCTACGCTCCGCGTGCAAGTCAATGGAAATTTTTTATGTCGTCTGCGAGTTCCTTTCCCGACAAGCCCTTCAAATTTCCATATCTAGACATTTTCTTTTACGCCGAGGACGAGACCCACGCCTGGGCCATAACAAAGGGACTGAAGCACGATCTGATCTATAAGAAAACAGACGTTTTCCCACTACGATTTCGTCCCTTTGAACACTTACTCGTTCCGGTCCCGTGTAACCTTGACCTTTTAGTGCGCTCGTCGCACGACATCGACTTGTGCGTCACCCCAGAGTACATCcacaaaacaaacagaaatgtgaGACTTCCGGAGCAGACGTCAGTTTCTTGCAGTCTGTTGCACGGCGTCTATCCTTTTGTCTGGGTGAGCAAGTCTGCACGTGCTGGTTACGTTGATGAGTACCTGATGCTTGGCGATGCAGTGTTACACAAAGTGTCAGTGGTCGATGGCTGCAGTGTCTGCACATGA